The following coding sequences lie in one Fusarium poae strain DAOMC 252244 chromosome 1, whole genome shotgun sequence genomic window:
- a CDS encoding hypothetical protein (SECRETED:SignalP(1-20)~TransMembrane:1 (n6-15c20/21o375-395i)~BUSCO:39073at5125), with amino-acid sequence MHSVKVLSAIAALGVSAVSAATCTSDIKVTEPTPSIDCTVVKGDIIIDKKVAGAVVINGPEQIEGNFVAKNGGDIVSISSTSIESIDGNFQLENLEALSNLEFSSLKSLSGLSFIKLPRLGELNFGTEGVTKIKTIRITDTFISDLSGLSVATVESFQIDNNRKMNAFRSDLVNITSELKIFDNGNDAMEIIMDKLELAAEIQISSAKNFSVPLLKEVTKSLKLSANPSLEFFSAPNLTVIEETLSLIDMKKLTNVSFPLLEEIGGGFTIQNNTKLMAIDDFPKLEKVTGGVALRGSFEKVKLPKLDQVSGSVVVSSTTDIEEFCKYFDDLKSDGKIDGKESCTFNNKKANEGEDGGEESDGSGSSQSNEDDDSAAGSVSINMAVLALAGVAALAQIF; translated from the exons ATGCATTCCGTTAAGGTTCTTTCCGCCATTGCGGCACTCGGTGTCTCTGCAGTCTCCG CCGCTACCTGCACCAGCGACATCAAGGTTACCGAGCCCACCCCCTCCATCGACTGCACAGTTGTCAAGGGAGACATCATCATCGATAAGAAGGTCGCCGGTGCTGTTGTTATCAATGGCCCCGAGCAGATCGAGGGTAACTTCGTTGCCAAGAACGGTGGCGACATCGTCTCTATCTCCAGTACCTCCATTGAGTCTATCGACGGCAACTTCCAGCTTGAGAACCTCGAGGCTCTCAGCAACCTCGAATTCTCCTCTCTCAAGAGCCTGAGCGGCCTTAGCTTCATCAAGCTTCCTCGTCTCGGAGAGCTGAACTTTGGTACCGAAGGTGTCACTAAGATCAAGACCATTCGAATTACCGATACCTTCATCAGCGATCTGAGCGGTCTTAGCGTTGCCACCGTCGAGAGCTTCCAGATCGACAACAACCGAAAGATGAACGCTTTCCGATCTGACCTCGTCAACATCACCTCCGAGCTCAAGATCTTCGACAACGGCAACGATGCTATGGAGATTATCATGGACAAGCTTGAGTTGGCTGCTGAGATCCAGATCTCTAGCGCCAAGAACTTTTCCGTTCCCCTCCTCAAGGAGGTcaccaagagcttgaagCTGAGCGCTAACCCTTCGCTCGAGTTCTTCAGCGCCCCCAACTTGACCGTCATCGAGGAGACCCTCTCTCTCATTGACATGAAGAAGCTCACCAACGTCTCTTTCCCCCTGCTCGAGGAGATTGGTGGTGGTTTCACCATTCAGAACAACACCAAGCTTATGGCCATTGACGACTTCCCcaagctggagaaggttACCGGTGGTGTTGCCCTCCGTGGTAGCTTCGAAAA GGTCAAACTCCCCAAGCTCGACCAAGTCAGCGGCAGTGTCGTCGTTTCATCAACCACCGATATCGAGGAGTTCTGCAAATACTTTGACGACCTGAAGAGCGATGGCAAGATTGACGGCAAGGAGAGCTGCACTTTCAACAACAAGAAGGCCAACGAGGGTGAGGACGGTGGTGAGGAGAGCGATGGCTCTGGTTCTTCCCAAAGCAATGAGGACGACGACAGCGCCGCCGGCAGCGTCAGCATCAACATGGCTGTCCTTGCTCTTGCTGGTGTCGCTGCCCTCGCTCAGATCTTCTAA